From Desulfobulbaceae bacterium, the proteins below share one genomic window:
- a CDS encoding chloride channel protein produces the protein MKIKPKKFLPGENSLMVIIASFIGLAAGLANICFRTVTEFVHITIFVPGYAWASQGGWHILLLPLIPVSGMILLIPLSLLFPGEINGYGFTNFLRKVNLQGGSISFRTIILKIISCSLTIGTGNSAGVEGPIAQVGGALGSQVGKSFRVSSDRMKIYIAAGSAGAVAAMFNAPIAGMFFASEIVLLGTYEVASFSALVISSAMATVLSRAYYGANPAFAISNFQMVNPMTEIPLYMLMGVWIGILAVIYIAFFYKVRDHFATLSIHPQLKPIIGALMIGVCGMAFPQIMGDGYHAILKVLTDPNPLWLIALLIFLKIAATSITLGSGGSGGVFAPALFIGAMAGGSFGSVAHWLFPNSTAHPGSYAAIGIGAFLAASTHAPLTAIFLLFEMTDDSTIIIPIMLSSIIGTVVSARLYHDSIDTVDFSREGIDIHEGRESAIMRSIKIGRILTEDVDFISEKANVDQLLRIFSMAKDSFYFPVVDETGHMTGIISLQDVKNILHDEKLRCTATVGKVCARNVVFLTPDDNLYTAITLFDRKGFDEIPVVESAESKWVLGMLKRRDVLNAYNAEVLKRGISERSCPIKLN, from the coding sequence ATGAAAATTAAACCAAAAAAATTCCTGCCCGGTGAAAATTCTCTGATGGTAATAATCGCCTCCTTCATCGGTCTAGCTGCTGGCCTGGCTAACATCTGCTTTCGAACCGTCACCGAATTCGTTCACATCACTATTTTTGTGCCAGGCTATGCTTGGGCCAGCCAAGGGGGATGGCATATTTTACTCCTGCCCTTGATTCCGGTCAGCGGAATGATACTTCTTATTCCCCTATCACTCCTGTTCCCCGGTGAAATCAATGGCTACGGCTTCACCAATTTCCTACGAAAGGTCAATCTACAAGGGGGATCAATCAGTTTTCGCACCATCATCCTCAAGATCATCTCCTGCTCACTAACCATCGGGACAGGAAACTCGGCAGGAGTAGAAGGCCCCATTGCCCAGGTTGGCGGAGCGCTCGGATCGCAAGTCGGGAAATCTTTCCGCGTCTCCAGCGACCGAATGAAGATTTATATCGCAGCAGGTAGCGCGGGTGCTGTGGCCGCCATGTTCAACGCACCCATTGCCGGAATGTTTTTTGCCTCGGAGATTGTGCTCCTTGGCACCTACGAGGTTGCTTCGTTCTCCGCGCTAGTCATCTCATCCGCCATGGCCACTGTTTTGTCCAGAGCGTACTATGGCGCCAATCCCGCTTTCGCCATCTCCAACTTCCAAATGGTCAATCCCATGACCGAAATCCCGCTCTACATGCTCATGGGCGTCTGGATCGGTATTCTTGCCGTTATCTATATTGCTTTTTTCTATAAAGTTCGGGATCATTTTGCCACCCTCTCAATACACCCACAACTCAAACCGATTATCGGTGCTTTGATGATAGGCGTTTGCGGCATGGCTTTCCCCCAAATCATGGGTGACGGCTATCACGCCATCCTCAAGGTTCTCACCGACCCCAACCCTTTATGGCTGATAGCCCTCCTTATCTTCCTGAAAATCGCGGCCACCTCAATCACCTTAGGTTCCGGCGGGTCTGGCGGCGTTTTTGCGCCTGCCTTGTTTATCGGGGCAATGGCGGGAGGGTCCTTCGGCTCAGTTGCTCACTGGCTCTTCCCAAACTCAACCGCCCACCCAGGTTCTTACGCTGCGATTGGTATCGGCGCTTTTTTAGCAGCCTCGACCCATGCCCCTCTGACCGCTATTTTCCTACTCTTTGAAATGACCGACGACTCCACAATCATCATTCCCATCATGCTGTCAAGCATCATCGGCACCGTGGTCTCGGCCAGACTGTACCATGACTCCATCGACACGGTAGACTTCTCCCGCGAAGGCATCGATATCCACGAAGGCCGGGAATCGGCAATTATGCGCTCCATCAAGATCGGACGAATCCTCACCGAAGATGTTGATTTCATCAGCGAGAAAGCCAATGTCGATCAACTTCTGCGCATCTTCAGCATGGCCAAAGACAGTTTTTATTTCCCGGTTGTCGATGAAACCGGCCACATGACCGGCATTATCTCCCTTCAGGACGTCAAGAACATCCTCCACGATGAAAAATTGCGCTGCACCGCCACCGTCGGCAAAGTCTGCGCTCGCAACGTGGTCTTTCTTACCCCGGACGACAACTTATACACTGCCATTACCCTGTTTGACAGAAAAGGCTTTGACGAAATCCCGGTTGTCGAATCGGCAGAAAGCAAGTGGGTCCTCGGAATGCTAAAACGCCGGGATGTGCTGAACGCTTACAACGCCGAAGTATTAAAACGAGGCATCAGCGAACGAAGTTGCCCGATCAAGCTTAATTGA
- a CDS encoding DUF3786 domain-containing protein: MTHIRSPLTIYKILPQTNCGLCLLPSCLAFAAAVVAERKKLRDCPSLSAEQMLKFSIECPRIGAMDDDQAEFMLKLKEKMATVNLVQIAPLIGGTMLGERIVINSLGKDFIIDRHGDITSECHIIPWVQAPLLACITNITHSAPTGKWISFREINGGIEWQGLFTSRCETPLRKLADKNQSLLGDLINLFMGRTIDWYQADIALILHPLPKVPILICYQAPEEDLESALTIFFDECTPHNLHIKSIFTLCSGLVQMFSKIAEHHL; encoded by the coding sequence ATGACCCATATTCGATCCCCCCTGACAATTTATAAAATATTACCTCAAACCAATTGCGGGCTATGCCTTCTGCCCTCATGCCTGGCTTTTGCAGCGGCAGTGGTGGCAGAACGCAAAAAACTCCGGGACTGTCCATCTCTGTCTGCTGAACAGATGCTAAAATTTTCCATTGAGTGCCCACGGATAGGGGCCATGGACGATGACCAGGCAGAGTTCATGCTAAAGTTAAAGGAAAAAATGGCAACCGTTAACCTTGTCCAGATCGCCCCACTGATCGGTGGCACCATGCTCGGTGAACGCATAGTTATCAATTCTTTAGGCAAGGACTTCATTATTGACCGTCATGGCGACATCACCTCAGAGTGCCATATTATCCCCTGGGTTCAAGCCCCATTGCTCGCCTGCATCACCAACATCACCCATAGCGCCCCGACTGGCAAATGGATTTCCTTTCGAGAGATTAACGGCGGAATTGAATGGCAAGGGCTTTTCACCAGCCGTTGCGAGACGCCGCTAAGGAAACTGGCCGACAAAAATCAATCGCTATTGGGCGATCTGATTAATTTGTTTATGGGCAGGACCATTGACTGGTATCAGGCAGACATTGCCCTGATTCTCCACCCCTTGCCCAAAGTCCCCATTCTCATCTGCTACCAGGCCCCGGAAGAGGATCTTGAGTCTGCCCTCACCATCTTCTTCGACGAATGCACCCCCCATAATCTCCATATCAAATCCATCTTCACGCTATGTTCAGGTCTGGTACAGATGTTTTCGAAAATCGCCGAACATCACCTCTGA
- a CDS encoding sodium:proton antiporter: MLIDKVFILAAVVFTGILCQWFAWRVKLPAILFLLLAGLVAGPLTGWLNSDLLFGDLLFPFISLSVAVILFEGSLTLRFHQIAGLGQVVRNLISFGILTTWLITAAATRIVFDFPWGLALLFGAITSVTGPTVIVPMLRTVRPSAPVANILRWEGIVIDPIGATLAVLVYEFILVGSNGNALGHTLLAFAKLVGIGLLLGSLAGYLYGIILRRHWMPEFLHNVATLGLVIFVFAVSNSIQHESGLLTVTVMGIWLANMRNVTMEEILDFKESLSVLLISVLFILLAARLDVQRFVHLGWQVVFIFLSIQFLSRPLSVMFSTLGSKLSWPERHLLAWIGPRGIVAAAIAALFSIRLTALGHTQAELLVPLTFSVIIGTVVLQSATAGFIAKKLGVAEPEPKGFLIIGANLVARAIGKALKQEGFRVLLIDSSWEKISKARLEGLETYYGEPVSEHADRNLDLVGIGKMLALSPRGALNTLSCMHYRMELGADAVFAIQSAEDLEMSKNRKAVSRRHWRDLFGHEVTFTSLTKSLSKKGWDIRSTTLSQTFDYTNYQRQHDHGLIPLFAITPKGKIKIFTIDEKLLPQPGWTIIALVADQDKFHSATLAT, translated from the coding sequence ATGCTGATCGATAAGGTTTTCATTCTGGCTGCCGTTGTATTCACCGGCATTCTTTGTCAATGGTTTGCCTGGAGAGTAAAGCTACCGGCCATCCTCTTCCTGCTCCTTGCCGGACTCGTCGCCGGACCGCTTACCGGATGGCTCAACTCCGATCTGCTCTTCGGAGATCTGCTCTTTCCCTTCATCTCCCTCTCTGTTGCGGTAATTCTTTTCGAAGGCAGCCTCACTCTACGGTTCCATCAGATCGCCGGTTTGGGTCAAGTGGTCCGCAACCTGATCTCCTTCGGGATACTGACTACGTGGCTGATCACCGCCGCCGCCACCCGCATTGTCTTTGATTTCCCTTGGGGACTAGCACTGCTTTTCGGAGCAATCACTTCGGTGACCGGCCCCACCGTGATCGTCCCCATGCTCCGTACTGTCAGGCCCAGCGCACCCGTTGCCAATATTCTCCGCTGGGAAGGCATTGTTATCGATCCCATTGGAGCAACGTTGGCCGTTTTGGTCTACGAATTCATCCTAGTCGGCAGTAATGGCAACGCATTGGGTCACACCTTGCTCGCTTTTGCAAAACTTGTCGGCATCGGACTTCTCTTGGGCTCTTTGGCCGGATATCTGTACGGCATCATTCTCCGCCGCCATTGGATGCCGGAGTTTCTTCACAATGTGGCGACGTTAGGCCTAGTTATCTTTGTTTTTGCGGTTTCCAACAGTATCCAGCACGAATCCGGCCTACTCACCGTAACAGTCATGGGTATCTGGCTTGCCAACATGCGCAATGTTACCATGGAAGAGATCCTGGACTTCAAGGAGAGTTTAAGCGTCCTGCTGATATCCGTGCTTTTCATCCTGCTGGCGGCCCGCCTTGACGTTCAGCGCTTTGTCCATCTTGGGTGGCAGGTCGTTTTTATCTTTCTTTCCATTCAGTTCCTATCCAGACCCTTAAGTGTGATGTTTTCCACTCTTGGCTCTAAATTAAGCTGGCCAGAAAGGCATCTTCTTGCCTGGATAGGTCCAAGAGGGATCGTGGCTGCTGCCATCGCCGCCCTGTTTTCCATCAGACTGACAGCCTTAGGACACACTCAGGCAGAGCTGCTGGTACCACTAACGTTTTCGGTAATCATCGGCACCGTGGTCTTGCAAAGCGCCACAGCGGGTTTCATTGCCAAAAAACTTGGTGTAGCCGAACCTGAACCCAAGGGATTCCTTATAATCGGAGCCAATCTGGTGGCAAGGGCAATTGGCAAGGCTTTAAAGCAGGAGGGGTTTCGGGTATTACTCATTGACAGCAGTTGGGAAAAAATCAGCAAGGCCAGGCTTGAAGGCTTAGAGACTTATTACGGTGAGCCGGTTTCCGAGCATGCAGACCGAAATCTCGACTTAGTCGGAATCGGCAAGATGCTCGCGCTTTCACCACGCGGCGCTCTCAACACCCTTTCCTGTATGCACTACCGGATGGAACTAGGGGCAGATGCCGTATTTGCGATCCAATCTGCCGAAGATTTGGAAATGTCCAAAAACCGCAAGGCGGTTTCTCGACGGCACTGGCGGGATCTCTTTGGACATGAAGTTACATTTACCAGCCTGACCAAGTCCCTATCTAAAAAAGGCTGGGATATCCGCAGCACAACCCTTAGCCAGACTTTTGATTATACGAACTATCAGCGACAACATGACCATGGACTCATACCACTCTTTGCCATTACACCTAAAGGTAAAATCAAAATTTTCACCATAGATGAAAAATTATTGCCACAACCAGGCTGGACTATCATAGCTCTAGTAGCTGACCAAGATAAATTTCACTCCGCTACTTTGGCAACATAA
- a CDS encoding 4-hydroxybenzoate octaprenyltransferase: MLQKILIMLEMIKFKHTVFALPFALMGAFLAAQGVPDARTFLWVVLAMAGARTCAMGFNRIVDVRFDRKNPRTADRALAAGTVKLWEAWVMVIVAGGLFFFACYQLNHLTLLLSPFALALTLAYSLTKRFTWLCHVVLGLALSFSPLGGFVAVKGTLDGFPYVLSLGVLFWVTGFDMVYACLDADFDRDEGLYSMPSRFGRQNAFRLAVAFHVLAFALFLATGIMAGLNYFYFIGLAITAVCLFYQHLVVNPKDLSRIQVSFFQMNGAISVVLFLTTWLSLAFGVR; encoded by the coding sequence ATGCTGCAAAAAATTCTTATTATGCTTGAGATGATCAAGTTTAAACACACTGTTTTTGCTTTGCCGTTCGCTTTGATGGGTGCTTTTCTTGCTGCGCAAGGTGTCCCTGATGCTCGAACCTTTTTGTGGGTGGTCTTGGCCATGGCGGGGGCACGAACGTGTGCTATGGGTTTTAATCGAATCGTTGATGTGCGGTTTGATCGCAAAAACCCGCGGACAGCGGATAGGGCTCTCGCTGCAGGGACAGTTAAGTTGTGGGAGGCTTGGGTGATGGTAATTGTGGCAGGGGGACTGTTTTTTTTCGCCTGTTACCAGTTAAATCACCTGACTCTCCTTCTGTCGCCATTTGCTCTTGCCTTGACTTTGGCGTATTCTCTTACCAAGCGTTTTACCTGGTTGTGCCATGTAGTTCTCGGACTGGCCTTGTCATTTTCTCCTCTTGGCGGCTTTGTTGCTGTTAAGGGGACACTGGACGGGTTTCCTTATGTGCTTTCCCTCGGGGTCTTGTTCTGGGTTACTGGCTTTGATATGGTTTATGCCTGTCTTGATGCCGATTTTGACCGGGATGAGGGGCTTTATTCCATGCCTTCTCGCTTTGGGAGACAGAATGCTTTCCGGTTGGCGGTCGCTTTTCATGTGCTTGCATTTGCCCTTTTTTTGGCAACCGGGATTATGGCCGGACTGAATTATTTTTATTTCATTGGATTAGCGATTACGGCTGTTTGCCTCTTCTATCAACATCTCGTGGTTAATCCTAAAGATCTATCCAGAATTCAGGTCTCATTTTTTCAGATGAATGGCGCTATCAGTGTCGTGCTCTTCCTTACAACATGGCTATCGCTCGCCTTTGGGGTGCGATAG
- a CDS encoding UbiX family flavin prenyltransferase, translating to MKKRIILAITGASGSLYAREFLALMAELGVEVDGIISNAGRQVMSLELGVTPEELPPCRWFSCDDFTSPMASGSSLYHGMAILPCTMGTLAAIANGNSYNLIHRAADVCLKERRTLVLGVRETPLNRIHLNNMVRADQAGAIICPPMPAFYHHPASFIDVARDYVMRVASLLGIEVMSMRRWDGIELRQKSV from the coding sequence ATGAAGAAACGGATCATCCTTGCTATTACTGGGGCCAGTGGTTCGCTCTATGCCAGAGAGTTTTTAGCCCTCATGGCCGAGCTGGGTGTTGAAGTTGATGGAATTATTTCCAATGCCGGACGACAGGTGATGAGTCTTGAACTCGGTGTGACTCCTGAAGAATTACCACCGTGTCGTTGGTTTTCCTGTGATGATTTCACCTCGCCAATGGCCAGCGGTTCGAGCCTCTATCATGGGATGGCGATTCTTCCTTGTACCATGGGGACACTGGCAGCCATTGCCAATGGCAACTCTTATAATTTGATCCATCGGGCAGCTGATGTCTGTTTGAAAGAGCGAAGGACTTTGGTGCTTGGGGTGCGCGAGACGCCGTTAAACCGGATTCATCTCAATAATATGGTCCGGGCAGATCAGGCAGGGGCGATTATCTGTCCCCCCATGCCCGCTTTCTATCATCATCCGGCTTCTTTTATCGACGTAGCAAGGGATTATGTCATGCGGGTGGCGAGTCTGTTGGGTATTGAAGTTATGTCCATGCGTCGTTGGGATGGTATTGAGTTAAGGCAGAAGAGCGTGTGA
- a CDS encoding ubiquinone/menaquinone biosynthesis methyltransferase: protein MRSPEEKKTFVKQKFSSISGSYDLINSLVSFKIDSYWRWVTTRELKIFPEGAVLDLCAGTLPLSLELARQAKRRRVVSIDFCEDMIRAGVNNLPSDERRSRIMPVCGDGEDIPAHDNSFWGCTVAFGVRNLSRTERGLREMYRVLKPTGKLLILEFSRPKNPLVKPLYFFYLNKILPTVAGLVSGDKEAYEYLASSIAQFYEPKVLLKMMKEAGFAKVYCRQLTFGIVTIYVGVK from the coding sequence ATGCGCAGCCCGGAAGAAAAAAAGACCTTTGTTAAGCAGAAGTTTTCCTCGATCAGTGGCAGTTATGATCTGATTAACTCCCTCGTCAGTTTCAAGATAGACAGTTACTGGCGTTGGGTAACGACCAGAGAGCTTAAAATTTTTCCCGAGGGGGCGGTTCTTGATCTCTGTGCCGGAACTTTACCCCTGTCGCTTGAACTTGCCCGTCAGGCCAAGAGGCGACGGGTAGTCTCCATTGATTTTTGTGAGGATATGATTCGAGCCGGTGTTAACAATCTGCCTTCAGATGAACGGCGGAGCAGGATTATGCCAGTGTGTGGTGACGGGGAAGATATTCCTGCCCATGACAACAGTTTCTGGGGGTGCACCGTGGCCTTTGGGGTTCGTAACCTTTCCCGCACCGAGCGAGGACTTCGCGAGATGTACCGTGTCCTTAAACCAACTGGTAAGCTCTTGATCCTGGAGTTTTCTCGGCCCAAGAATCCTTTGGTCAAACCTTTGTATTTTTTTTATTTGAATAAAATCCTCCCGACTGTGGCAGGACTTGTCTCTGGAGATAAAGAGGCTTATGAGTACCTGGCAAGTTCTATCGCCCAGTTTTATGAGCCCAAGGTGTTACTCAAGATGATGAAAGAAGCCGGTTTTGCCAAGGTCTATTGTCGGCAACTCACCTTCGGTATTGTAACGATTTATGTGGGGGTAAAATGA
- a CDS encoding menaquinone biosynthesis protein: MVNFINTAALYEVWKESVHNPAWQVVEAAPADLNRMLANDELDLGLVSSHEYAEHPEKYQILPDLSISATGAVGSVFLFSRRMPERLDGARVCLSAQSKTSNGLIKIILEDFYGVCPIYYQGESDLALDDFQAVLAIGDQALRLKYDGGFPYVLDLGDVWRRKTKLPFVFAVWAISEKFVARRTPCLLAIHQELKRCVYEGRRRLDEISKRVAPRIPMASQDCLRYLQGIELDLCPDKLDGLKVFYENLIRRGEALPQALPIKIWSAAEE; the protein is encoded by the coding sequence AACTTCATCAATACGGCTGCGCTCTATGAAGTCTGGAAAGAGTCGGTGCATAATCCTGCCTGGCAGGTAGTGGAGGCAGCGCCTGCTGATCTGAATCGGATGCTTGCCAATGATGAACTGGATCTGGGGCTCGTCTCTTCCCATGAATATGCTGAGCATCCGGAAAAGTATCAGATTCTTCCTGACCTGTCGATCAGCGCCACCGGAGCTGTTGGCAGTGTCTTCTTATTTTCACGCCGTATGCCAGAGCGGCTTGATGGGGCGCGAGTTTGCTTGAGCGCTCAGTCGAAGACCTCTAACGGACTCATCAAGATTATTCTTGAGGATTTTTATGGTGTGTGCCCCATATATTATCAAGGGGAAAGTGATCTTGCTCTTGACGATTTCCAGGCGGTGCTGGCCATTGGTGATCAGGCTCTGCGTTTGAAGTATGACGGAGGCTTTCCTTATGTCCTTGATCTTGGCGATGTCTGGCGGCGGAAGACGAAACTTCCTTTTGTCTTTGCGGTATGGGCGATCAGTGAAAAGTTCGTGGCTCGTCGCACCCCGTGCTTGCTGGCTATCCATCAGGAACTAAAACGGTGCGTGTACGAGGGGAGGCGTCGCCTTGATGAAATCAGCAAACGGGTAGCCCCTAGAATCCCGATGGCATCCCAGGATTGCCTTCGCTACTTGCAAGGGATTGAACTCGATCTTTGTCCGGATAAGCTTGATGGACTCAAGGTTTTTTATGAAAATCTAATCCGGAGGGGTGAGGCTTTGCCTCAGGCTCTGCCGATAAAAATATGGAGCGCGGCAGAGGAATAA